The candidate division WOR-3 bacterium genome segment AATCATTAAAACCATTTTTTTTGTTATACTGAATTCACCTGAGCTCAGGTTTACAAAATACACCCCTGATCTTACAATGTTTTCGTTTTCGTCCATAAAATTCCAAACAAGATGTCTTTCGCCGTTTTCAAAACTTTCTGATGCCAGCTCTTTGACGAGAGCGCCGGTTATGTTGAAAACTTCGACGTCGACAAACATCGATCGCTGAAGAAAAAATATGATATCACACGTCCTGCAGAGATAATTCGGTTTAACAGACAAGAGCAATGATTTCTCAAATTCAGTTTCTCCGGATTCTTCGACATAAGTCAGGTTCGGCCAGTCGTCGGGCATCAAGAGCTCCATCAGAAAAATTCTTTCCTGACCGACATCCTGGCTCCAATTGTCCGCCCAAACGATTTTGGAGCCGTCGTCCGTTATGGCAGCGTGCGTCTCCTCCCAGTATTCCTGAGTAGTGTTGTAGAGCTTGGACAGATAAAATACCCTCG includes the following:
- a CDS encoding T9SS type A sorting domain-containing protein; amino-acid sequence: HRLDYTTSHADIGLDVEGNEVLVMQNNRTDYIDLIPIDTLTQPILVAGGSYAGTNRTPIMILYYNSGSPFGLNSGVHISCNYPGFAVVSTTIEPSFPEQNWLDRTLTLVRLDRQNPRVFYLSKLYNTTQEYWEETHAAITDDGSKIVWADNWSQDVGQERIFLMELLMPDDWPNLTYVEESGETEFEKSLLLSVKPNYLCRTCDIIFFLQRSMFVDVEVFNITGALVKELASESFENGERHLVWNFMDENENIVRSGVYFVNLSSGEFSITKKMVLMI